The genomic stretch CTGGGCGATGGTCGGCGATCCGCACCGGCTCGCGCGCTGGTGGCCGCGCGCGGCCCGGGTCGAGGACGTCAGCGGCCGCGGGTTCACGCTCGTCCTGACGAGCTCGCGGGGACGCGAGGTGCGCGCCGACCAGCGGATGCTCGCGGTCGAGCGGGGCCGCCGGTGCGCCTGGGCGCTGCAGACCGAGGGAACCCCGTTCGCCAACGTGTTCGCGTCGAGCGAGACCGAGGTGCGGCTCGGGCCGGCGGCCGACGGCGCGACGGACGTCGAGCTCGAGCTGCGCCAGAAGATGCGCGGCGGCGCCCGGCTGGGCGGGCCGCTCGTGCGCCGGGCCGGACGGCGCGAGCTGCGCAGCGCGCTCGACGCGCTCGAAGAGGCGCTCGCAGGCGCCTAGCGGGCCCCGCAGACGTCGCACTCGAAATGCGGGGCGCATTTCGAGCACAACGTTCCCGGGAGGCCCACTAGAGGCGGCCGCGCAGGACCACGTCGGTCGGCTTGGCCGGGTCGTTGCTCGTCTCGAGCGAGAGCTCGAGGGCGCGGTAGTCCTTCGCGTCCTCGGGCAGCAGCGCCGTGACGTTCTCGAGCCGGCCGTTCTTCCCGACCACCGGTGTAGCTCCGAGGCGCTTGACCCCGTCGCTCGGTCCGCCGGTGAGCCAGGCGACGTAGGCGTTGCGCTTCGAGTTGGGCTGAAGATCCTGGGCATTGACGACGATTCCACGCTGGCCGCCCTGGGCGATGACGGTCGCGACGCCGAGCGCCTTGCCGGCGCCGGGCGCGCGGAGGTTGATCTGGCCCTCGATCGTCGGCTGGGCCTGTGTGGTGCTCGTCGTCGACGTCGACTGCGTGCCGGTCGACGCGC from Capillimicrobium parvum encodes the following:
- a CDS encoding SRPBCC family protein; the encoded protein is MPKVRVRRTLAAPPAAVWAMVGDPHRLARWWPRAARVEDVSGRGFTLVLTSSRGREVRADQRMLAVERGRRCAWALQTEGTPFANVFASSETEVRLGPAADGATDVELELRQKMRGGARLGGPLVRRAGRRELRSALDALEEALAGA